From the Thermodesulfobium sp. 4217-1 genome, the window CCTAAATTCCCGTACTATTGTAACGAGGTCGGTGGATCTACTCCTAATTTTTCATATAACTGAATCTGTTTTTTAGTTATTTCGCCTAACTGTATTTTTTTACCGGGTAGCTCAAAGCATTCTATTATATCTAATTCATCAAGCATCTCCTGCATCGTATAATCTTTAAACAGGCTATTGTCCTGCATTTTCTTTTTGATATAGGATAAAATTATCAAGGCAATAAATTCAACAAACAGTTTACCGTCAAGGCTTTGCTCTGACGACACGGAAAGTCTCCTTAAATTAAGCCTTTCCTTAAGGTTTCCGAATGCTTTTTCTACTAAATCTTTATTGCGGTATATCTGTAGTGCGCTTATAGGATCTTTTATATCGTTAGATATTAGTGCAAAGAATCCAAAATCCTTAACCGCATCCGCAATTGCATCTTCATTCGGTAATATTTTTAAACCTCTTACGGGAGTATTTGATATTTCAAAGTATTTCTCATACAGAGTCTGATGTTCAGTCTGTATTTCTTTGTTTATAAGCTCGCTTTGTAAGTTGGATAGCTTTATATTAAAAGCATTTTCTTTCTCTATTGCCCTTTCTGGGGAATAATAAATATGCAGGTACATGCGCTTTTTCTCTTTAAGCACGTTTTTTTTATAAGGACGTTCTTGTGTATAGTCCCATGTTATAGGTAAACAGCGTGCATATAAATTATATAAAGGACTATAGTATTTCCAATTTTTTATATTTTCTTTAATACTGGCTATACCGTTTTGAACTATTTTAAGCGAAAGCTTTCCTGCAATCAAAAACTTCACGTGTTCTTTATATAGACCGCTTATGTTATCCATGCTGTAGAAACCTCTGTCCATAACCAACTTTACTTTATCAAAACCTAAGAAGTTCATATCAAGAAGTAATTTCTTCAGTGTTTTAACATCAGGTATATTCCCTGCAAGTTTGCGGTAGTAAAACGGGAGGTTTGATTCTTCTCCAAACAATACGGCAAGATTAATTTGCGCAAGAATGTCATGCTCTTTATTCATACCGTATTTGACCTGCTTTAAGCATTTTGAATAGCTCGAAATCGATGTCGTATCGTAAGCCCAGTATTCTTCTTGTGCTCTGCGCTTTGCTTGTAAACGAAAGAATCTGTTCTTTGCATCTTCTGCTATAGAAGCAAATAGTTCTGAACTTCTTTGGGACGCTATTGTCTTACCGTACGGGTGTTTATGTAACATAGCCCACTTGCCGAACCTGCTTAAAGGGTTTTTGTCTTCGAGAATCAGGTAGTAGGCAGTAGATAAAATCTGTTTATATTCTTTGCCGAAACATACCTTTAAATCTTGAAGAAGTCCAGTATCTTGAGCAATTTTATCAAAAAGATAAACTGCGCCATAAAAATATCTTGAAGACTTGGCAATATCTTTTATATTTTCTTTTCTTTTTTTGGTAGGTACAATCTGGTTATCAATAAGTTTACCTATTAACTTTCTATGGGATCTAGACTGTTTCTTTTCTTTATCCCAGAAAGATACAGACTCATATACATACGTTACACCTGTCTTTTTATTCGTTTGATATACGGTAGCTTTTGCCATGGCTCATCTCCTTAATAATAATTTAAATAGAATTTTTGTTTATCAACATTCATCGTTACATATATTATACTATGTAACGATGAAAAAAGCAAGAAAAATCCTATATAGTATTATATTAGCGGGAGTTTGTTTAATGACTCGTTATATTAAAGCGGGAATGCAGGAT encodes:
- a CDS encoding IS1634 family transposase; translated protein: MAKATVYQTNKKTGVTYVYESVSFWDKEKKQSRSHRKLIGKLIDNQIVPTKKRKENIKDIAKSSRYFYGAVYLFDKIAQDTGLLQDLKVCFGKEYKQILSTAYYLILEDKNPLSRFGKWAMLHKHPYGKTIASQRSSELFASIAEDAKNRFFRLQAKRRAQEEYWAYDTTSISSYSKCLKQVKYGMNKEHDILAQINLAVLFGEESNLPFYYRKLAGNIPDVKTLKKLLLDMNFLGFDKVKLVMDRGFYSMDNISGLYKEHVKFLIAGKLSLKIVQNGIASIKENIKNWKYYSPLYNLYARCLPITWDYTQERPYKKNVLKEKKRMYLHIYYSPERAIEKENAFNIKLSNLQSELINKEIQTEHQTLYEKYFEISNTPVRGLKILPNEDAIADAVKDFGFFALISNDIKDPISALQIYRNKDLVEKAFGNLKERLNLRRLSVSSEQSLDGKLFVEFIALIILSYIKKKMQDNSLFKDYTMQEMLDELDIIECFELPGKKIQLGEITKKQIQLYEKLGVDPPTSLQ